From one Asterias amurensis chromosome 14, ASM3211899v1 genomic stretch:
- the LOC139947015 gene encoding headcase protein homolog, with the protein MPFTKEEKAKLKAERFRAELAEVNNEYDEGEVPVQDDTNADGNGSEGFKHCCAPFGCNIGQMVNIQDPDDVEKVVCNNADCTYGVYMHKTCFQQWEDEVLTFLRSSGRARSWSEKQRRQNLWTKKGYDLAWKACSCQCAKGHLRKDLDWIPPKKLLAENEEGQHRKQRRRKKSSDKPSIGKATTLPPSSHTGSGHVRHRHASASSSENHTPPQSPVVRSDSLSSPNQSPRTSGSSLSTSCNSNHHGLENLSQQEQSKQQSGVSFEWPSSPGQFSSGDCMFSASSNSRGEQNQPVGGFGILLPGKKQLHNQEKNGQKLNSRKCHKMPDAYDATYARTLMIPFIHRIDLSTFVKLLPPQKCNPYHIKMDDDSGPDNDEVRGFIFNALTTHGVTAVVCSLCQNSLPVFDCYPLIDGTFYLTPLNHSDVTLSLVLNGRVQFLGAVCMQCLEGVKRIVCRTCKSRWDGSHHQLGTLYSYDIFAASPCCSDRVSCKKCGKPVVDPTRGTHFFSDYSQNVQCPHCGVPDFHFVKPLSSYEVLLHEFNRC; encoded by the coding sequence ATGCCGTTTACAAAGGAGGAAAAGGCCAAGTTGAAGGCTGAACGATTTCGAGCTGAATTAGCCGAAGTGAACAACGAATATGATGAAGGGGAAGTACCGGTACAGGATGATACAAATGCAGACGGGAATGGTTCTGAAGGATTCAAGCATTGCTGTGCACCTTTTGGTTGTAACATTGGTCAAATGGTGAATATTCAAGACCCAGATGACGTTGAAAAAGTGGTGTGTAATAATGCTGATTGCACTTATGGTGTGTACATGCACAAAACTTGCTTCCAGCAATGGGAAGATGAAGTTCTTACCTTCTTACGTTCATCTGGACGAGCTCGAAGCTGGTCTGAAAAACAAAGGCGACAGAACCTCTGGACTAAAAAAGGTTACGATTTGGCATGGAAGGCATGTTCATGCCAATGTGCTAAAGGGCACTTGCGGAAGGATTTAGACTGGATTCCTCCAAAGAAATTGCTTGCTGAGAATGAGGAAGGTCAGCATCGTAAGCAACGACGCCGTAAAAAATCTAGTGACAAACCAAGTATTGGTAAAGCAACAACCCTTCCTCCATCTTCGCACACAGGAAGTGGACATGTTAGACACCGTCATGCATCTGCCTCATCCAGCGAGAATCACACCCCACCACAAAGCCCAGTTGTGAGAAGTGACAGTCTTTCCTCACCGAACCAGTCCCCTCGCACTAGTGGAAGTTCATTGTCTACGAGCTGTAATAGTAATCATCATGGCCTTGAAAATCTAAGTCAACAAGAACAAAGCAAGCAGCAGTCTGGGGTTTCATTTGAATGGCCATCATCACCTGGACAGTTCAGCAGTGGTGATTGTATGTTTAGTGCTAGCAGTAATTCCAGAGGAGAACAAAATCAACCAGTAGGAGGTTTTGGGATTTTATTACCAGGAAAAAAGCAATTGCATAATCAAgaaaaaaatggacaaaaactaaACTCTCGCAAATGTCATAAAATGCCTGACGCTTATGATGCAACTTATGCACGTACTCTGATGATACCATTTATACATCGGATAGATCTTTCTACATTTGTCAAATTATTGCCACCCCAGAAATGTAACCCATATCATATAAAAATGGATGATGACAGTGGACCAGATAATGATGAAGTAAGGGGCTTTATATTTAATGCTCTAaccacacatggtgttacagccgTGGTTTGTTCCTTGTGTCAGAACAGTTTGCCAGTCTTTGATTGTTACCCTCTTATTGATGGAACATTCTATTTGACACCCCTAAATCACAGTGATGTGACTCTAAGTCTGGTTCTAAATGGTCGTGTCCAGTTTCTTGGTGCTGTTTGCATGCAGTGTTTGGAAGGAGTCAAGCGTATCGTGTGCCGTACATGTAAATCACGTTGGGATGGGAGCCACCACCAACTCGGCACACTCTACTCATATGACATATTTGCAGCTTCTCCATGTTGCTCGGATCGTGTCAGCTGCAAAAAATGTGGAAAGCCAGTAGTTGACCCTACTCGAGGGACCCACTTCTTCAGTGACTATTCCCAGAACGTTCAATGTCCTCATTGCGGTGTACCTGATTTCCACTTTGTCAAACCACTTAGCAGCTACGAGGTTCTTCTGCATGAATTTAACAGGTGTTGA